A window of Cryptomeria japonica chromosome 3, Sugi_1.0, whole genome shotgun sequence contains these coding sequences:
- the LOC131874380 gene encoding uncharacterized protein LOC131874380, producing the protein MEYEIKTIDLGHTTEKQEFQELGDTFTSIRQRLRKEKEKKGTAWNKEVHQQTKEAVARFWIYNNIPFSIIESPYWEQVVGGLTMSGKGFKSPSRYELSGPLLQREVQNTHQLVEQQRRNWEKNGCTILSDGWTDSRNRTLINFLVTSGGQVVFLKSIDASNEVKNAETLSSMLDEVVTEVGVQNVVQVVTDNAAAYVAAGKLLQARHPPLFWSPCDAHCLDLLLEDIGKLSWSILHALPNLKRMFVSERWLESPYCRKPEAEKVVKAIFDDSFGKLMEEIINLSKSLVRVLQIVDGDKNPIGYLYEATDKAKEAIQQLYGSDRTKYEPIWRIIDRRWNRQLHQHIHAAAYYLNPKFFYSRTFKIDEEVQLGLDTCIQRLVPDENIQDLIVDELQRYKKEDGPLFSSPIGIRKRDTLLPDLWLTQKRLNDLVYVRYNLRLHEKRVQGNNSYDALDIDEIDPYTADWIAETDGATGDIDVDTFITDAQLDEMEREAAEWAAEVAEREEAGDEFADPEEADSSLVEDIVAAAAVAATPSTSAPTQRQQSFLSFSRRRNL; encoded by the exons ATGGAGTATGAGATAAAAACAATTGACCTTGGGCATACAACTGAAAAACAAGAATTTCAAGAATTAGGTGATACTTTCACATCAATTCGACAAAGGCTTcgcaaagaaaaggaaaagaagg GTACTGCATGGAATAAGGAAGTGCATCAGCAAACAAAAGAGGCAGTGGCTAGATTTTGGATTTACAACAATATTCCATTTAGTATTATTGAGAGTCCATATTGGGAGCAAGTGGTCGGTGGATTGACCATGTCTGGTAAGGGGTTCAAGTCCCCAAGTCGTTATGAGTTGAGTGGGCCATTATTGCAACGTGAGGTCCAAAACACACATCAATTGGTGGAACAACAAAGGAGGAATTGGGAAAAGAATGGTTGCACCATTTTATCTGATGGGTGGACGGATAGTAGGAATAGGACACTCATAAACTTTCTAGTTACTTCAGGGGGACAGGTGGTATTTTTAAAATCGATTGATGCCTCAAATGAAGTGAAAAATGCAGAAACCTTGAGCAgcatgttggatgaggtggtgaccGAAGTGGGAGTGCAAAATGTTGTTCAGGTTGTGAccgataatgcagctgcatatgtggcagccggtAAACTTCTACAGGCTAGGCATCCgccattattttggagcccttgtgatgCTCATTGCCTTGATTTACTCctcgaggacatagggaaacttagTTGG AGCATATTACAtgcattgcccaacctgaagaggatgtttgtgagtgaaagatggttggagaGTCCTTATTGTAGgaagcctgaagcagagaaggtcGTGAAGGCCATTTTTGATGATAGCTTTGGCAAActcatggaggagatcatcaat TTGTCAAAGTCATTGGTGAGGGTTCTACAGATAGTGGATGGGGATAAAAACCCCatagggtatctatatgaggccacggataaggccaaagaggcaattCAGCAATTGTATGGGTCAGACAGGACcaaatatgaacccatatggcgcataattgatcgaaGGTGGAACcgacaactccaccaacatatccaTGCTGCTGCCTACTATTTGAACCCCAAGTTCTTTTACTCCCGCACTTTCAAAATAGACGAGGAGGTTCAACTTGGCCTTGACACATGTATTCAGAGGTTGGTTCCTGATGAAAACATTCAAGACCTCATTGTTGATGAGTTGCAGAGGTACAAGAAGGAAGATGggccattgttttcttcacctattGGTATTCGTAAGAGAGACACCTTGCTGCCAG atttgtg gttgactcaaaagCGCTTGAATGACCTTGTATATGTGCGGTACAATCTTCGACTGCATGAAAAGAGGGTACAAGGGAACAATTCATATGACGCGCTTGACATTGATGAGATTGATCCATACACAGCAGATTGGATTGCTGAAACTGATGGTGCTACTGGTGATATTGATGTGGATACATTTATCACTGACGCTCAGTTAGATGAGATGGAGAGGGAGGCAGCTGAATGGGCGGCAGAGGTCGCAGAACGTGAGGAGGCGGGAGATGAGTTTGCTGATCCAGAAGAGGCAGATTCCTCACTTGTTGAGGATATTGTAGCAGCAGCAGCTGTTGCTGCAACACCATCTACTTCAGCACCCACTCAGCGGCAACAGAgttttttgagctttagtcgtagacgcaatCTATGA